From the genome of Vigna angularis cultivar LongXiaoDou No.4 chromosome 11, ASM1680809v1, whole genome shotgun sequence, one region includes:
- the LOC108323694 gene encoding aldehyde dehydrogenase family 3 member F1-like isoform X1 — MEYSVESLGRDLKNVRKYFGSGKTKEASWRESQLKRLHSFLVEREQEILNALKQDLGKHCVEAFRDEVGTLVKTLNYAIKHLKKWMAGEEAKLPKIALLSSAEIVPEPLGLVLIISSWNFPFGLSLEPLIGAVAAGNTAVLKPSEMSPTCSSLLATVLPTYLDNNAIKVIQGGPEVGELLLQKRWDKIFFTGSERVGRIVMSAAAVHLTPVTLELGGKCPALVDSLTSSWDRKVAVKRVLVAKFGACGGQACIAIDYVLVEKSFSSTLVTLMKDCIKKMFGENPKESNTVARIVNEKHFMRLKNLLTDPRVKESVVFGGSMNENDLFIEPTILLDPPLDSAIMAGEIFGPVLPIITLEKIEDSVEFISSRPKPLAIYAFTKNQTLQRRMVSETSSGSLVFNDAILQMDTYQTIGVAKKYKGLFYLLSNNVTTTSELNISHSAFHNSSNDSCNLWHMKLGHPSNKVLQILASQYTDISFQSFDACDACAFAKQKRLHFSVSKTKSPCFFHLIHVDIWGPLSISSIDGYKYFLTIVDDYSRFTWILLLKQKSDVKNLLPNFILLTENQFSCKLKILRSDNGKDFFS, encoded by the exons ATGGAGTACTCTGTGGAATCTTTGGGAAGAGATCTTAAGAACGTGAGGAAGTACTTCGGGAGTGGAAAAACAAAGGAAGCATCATGGAGAGAATCACAGCTTAAACGGTTGCACAGTTTTCTAGTTGAAAGAGAGCAAGAAATTTTGAATGCCCTCAAGCAAGATTTGGGGAAGCATTGCGTTGAGGCCTTCAGAGATGAG GTAGGAACGTTGGTGAAGACCTTAAACTACGCCATAAAGCATTTGAAAAAATGGATGGCGGGGGAAGAG GCTAAATTGCCAAAAATAGCACTGCTTTCCAGTGCTGAGATAGTTCCTGAGCCACTCGGTCTTGTTCTCATAATCTCATCATGGAACTTCCCTTTTG GACTGTCCTTGGAGCCACTGATAGGAGCAGTAGCTGCTGGAAACACTGCAGTTCTGAAGCCTTCCGAGATGTCCCCTACTTGCTCTTCTCTTTTAGCCACCGTCCTTCCAACTTACTTGGACAACAATGCCATTAAAGTCATCCAAGGTGGACCAGAAGTGGGAGAGCTACTCTTACAGAAAAGATGGGATAAGATTTTCTTCACAG GAAGTGAAAGGGTGGGAAGAATTGTTATGTCTGCTGCAGCTGTGCATCTTACTCCAGTGACTTTGGAGTTGGGTGGAAAATGTCCGGCACTGGTTGATTCTCTTACTTCTTCTTGGGACAGAAAG GTGGCTGTGAAACGAGTTTTGGTGGCAAAATTCGGGGCTTGTGGAGGACAAGCGTGCATAGCAATCGATTATGTTCTTGTAGAGAAGAGTTTCAGTTCTACATTG GTGACATTGATGAAGGATTGTATTAAGAAAATGTTTGGAGAAAATCCTAAAGAGTCGAACACTGTTGCAAGGATAGTTAATGAGAAACATTTCATGAGACTGAAGAACCTTCTCACTGATCCAAGGGTGAAAGAGTCGGTGGTTTTTGGAGGTTCAATGAACGAAAATGACTT ATTTATTGAACCGACAATATTGTTGGATCCTCCACTTGATTCAGCAATCATGGCTGGGGAAATCTTTGGTCCGGTGCTTCCAATTATCACT CTGGAGAAGATTGAAGACAGTGTCGAGTTCATAAGCTCAAGGCCTAAACCATTAGCAATCTATGCCTTCACGAAAAACCAAACTCTGCAGAGAAGAATGGTATCTGAAACATCATCCGGAAGTCTTGTTTTCAACGATGCAATTCTACAG ATGGATACTTACCAGACGATTGGAGTAGCTAAGAAATACAAGGgccttttttatcttcttagtAATAATGTCACAACTACTTCTGAATTGAATATTTCTCATTCTGCCTTTCATAACAGTTCTAATGATTCCTGTAATCTGTGGCATATGAAACTTGGACATCCTTCAAATAAAGTTCTTCAAATTTTAGCCTCTCAATATACTGATATTTCCTTTCAATCTTTTGATGCTTGTGACGCCTGTGCTTTTGCTAAACAAAAACGTCTTCATTTTTCTGTTAGCAAAACTAAATCTCCTTGTTTCTTTCACCtaattcatgttgatatttggggtcCCCTCTCTATTTCTTCTATTGAtggatacaaatattttttaactatagtTGATGACTATAGCCGTTTTACATGGATCcttcttttaaaacaaaaatctgaTGTTAAAAACTTACTTCCAAACTTTATTCTCTTAACTGAAAATCAGTTTTCATGTAAACTTAAAATTCTAAGGTCTGACAATGGCAAagactttttttcttaa
- the LOC108333671 gene encoding transcription factor MYB46, translating to MRKPELCSGKDSKFRKGLWSPEEDEKLMNYMLNNGQGCWSDVARNAGLQRCGKSCRLRWINYLRPDLKRGAFSPQEEELIIHFHSFLGNRWSQIAARLPGRTDNEIKNFWNSTIKKRLKNMSTTTASTSPNSSETSSEPSNKDLNMGGFMPTQHHQHATFVPVFGSSPTQSMQTTVFNTMIERLDHELNMPHVGEYLEGTGPCFSQNEAHNKSSYLENGVFGSVNIGIEGDMFVPPLENLNTSNNHNLSSTCKSYFDDINSILNNCNIGISSENKEGVENLFQQDAEWDFEELMKDVSSFPFVDFSF from the exons ATGAGGAAGCCGGAACTGTGTAGTGGTAAAGACAGCAAGTTTAGAAAGGGATTGTGGTCGCCAGAAGAAGATGAGAAACTGATGAACTACATGCTGAACAATGGACAAGGTTGTTGGAGCGACGTGGCAAGAAATGCTGGCCTCCAAAGATGTGGCAAAAGTTGTCGGCTACGATGGATCAATTACCTGAGGCCTGATCTTAAGAGAGGTGCATTCTCACCCCAAGAAGAGGAACTCATCATCCACTTCCATTCCTTTCTTGGAAACAG ATGGTCTCAAATAGCGGCGCGTTTGCCTGGGAGAACCGACAATGAGATAAAAAACTTTTGGAATTCAACCATAAAGAAAAGACTCAAGAACATGTCTACGACCACAGCTTCAACCTCACCAAATTCAAGTGAGACCTCGTCTGAACCAAGTAATAAAGACCTCAACATGGGAGGGTTTATGCCTACACAACATCATCAGCATGCAACCTTTGTGCCTGTGTTTGGTTCATCTCCAACACAATCAATGCAAACAACAGTTTTCAACACAATGATCGAAAGGTTGGATCATGAACTAAACATGCCACACGTTGGTGAATACTTGGAAGGCACAGGGCCATGCTTTTCTCAAAATGAAGCTCACAACAAAAGTTCTTATTTAGAAAACGGAGTCTTTGGGAGTGTAAATATTGGGATTGAAGGGGATATGTTTGTTCCTCCCCTTGAGAATCTAAACACCAGCAACAATCATAACCTGAGTAGCACCTGCAAGAGTTACTTTGATGACATAAATAGTATCCTTAACAACTGCAACATTGGCATATCTAGTGAAAATAAGGAAGGAGTGGAGAATTTGTTTCAGCAAGATGCAGAATGGGACTTTGAGGAGTTGATGAAAGATGTTTCCTCCTTTCCGTTTGTTGATTTTTCATTCTGA
- the LOC108323694 gene encoding aldehyde dehydrogenase family 3 member F1-like isoform X2 codes for MEYSVESLGRDLKNVRKYFGSGKTKEASWRESQLKRLHSFLVEREQEILNALKQDLGKHCVEAFRDEVGTLVKTLNYAIKHLKKWMAGEEAKLPKIALLSSAEIVPEPLGLVLIISSWNFPFGLSLEPLIGAVAAGNTAVLKPSEMSPTCSSLLATVLPTYLDNNAIKVIQGGPEVGELLLQKRWDKIFFTGSERVGRIVMSAAAVHLTPVTLELGGKCPALVDSLTSSWDRKVAVKRVLVAKFGACGGQACIAIDYVLVEKSFSSTLVTLMKDCIKKMFGENPKESNTVARIVNEKHFMRLKNLLTDPRVKESVVFGGSMNENDLFIEPTILLDPPLDSAIMAGEIFGPVLPIITLEKIEDSVEFISSRPKPLAIYAFTKNQTLQRRMVSETSSGSLVFNDAILQYVADTLPFGGIGESGFGKYHGKFSFDAFSHPKVVARRSYFTDFWYRFPPWTLNKLQLLEVSYNLDYLGILLVLLGLKKSKRSLFYACN; via the exons ATGGAGTACTCTGTGGAATCTTTGGGAAGAGATCTTAAGAACGTGAGGAAGTACTTCGGGAGTGGAAAAACAAAGGAAGCATCATGGAGAGAATCACAGCTTAAACGGTTGCACAGTTTTCTAGTTGAAAGAGAGCAAGAAATTTTGAATGCCCTCAAGCAAGATTTGGGGAAGCATTGCGTTGAGGCCTTCAGAGATGAG GTAGGAACGTTGGTGAAGACCTTAAACTACGCCATAAAGCATTTGAAAAAATGGATGGCGGGGGAAGAG GCTAAATTGCCAAAAATAGCACTGCTTTCCAGTGCTGAGATAGTTCCTGAGCCACTCGGTCTTGTTCTCATAATCTCATCATGGAACTTCCCTTTTG GACTGTCCTTGGAGCCACTGATAGGAGCAGTAGCTGCTGGAAACACTGCAGTTCTGAAGCCTTCCGAGATGTCCCCTACTTGCTCTTCTCTTTTAGCCACCGTCCTTCCAACTTACTTGGACAACAATGCCATTAAAGTCATCCAAGGTGGACCAGAAGTGGGAGAGCTACTCTTACAGAAAAGATGGGATAAGATTTTCTTCACAG GAAGTGAAAGGGTGGGAAGAATTGTTATGTCTGCTGCAGCTGTGCATCTTACTCCAGTGACTTTGGAGTTGGGTGGAAAATGTCCGGCACTGGTTGATTCTCTTACTTCTTCTTGGGACAGAAAG GTGGCTGTGAAACGAGTTTTGGTGGCAAAATTCGGGGCTTGTGGAGGACAAGCGTGCATAGCAATCGATTATGTTCTTGTAGAGAAGAGTTTCAGTTCTACATTG GTGACATTGATGAAGGATTGTATTAAGAAAATGTTTGGAGAAAATCCTAAAGAGTCGAACACTGTTGCAAGGATAGTTAATGAGAAACATTTCATGAGACTGAAGAACCTTCTCACTGATCCAAGGGTGAAAGAGTCGGTGGTTTTTGGAGGTTCAATGAACGAAAATGACTT ATTTATTGAACCGACAATATTGTTGGATCCTCCACTTGATTCAGCAATCATGGCTGGGGAAATCTTTGGTCCGGTGCTTCCAATTATCACT CTGGAGAAGATTGAAGACAGTGTCGAGTTCATAAGCTCAAGGCCTAAACCATTAGCAATCTATGCCTTCACGAAAAACCAAACTCTGCAGAGAAGAATGGTATCTGAAACATCATCCGGAAGTCTTGTTTTCAACGATGCAATTCTACAG TACGTAGCGGATACCCTACCATTTGGAGGAATTGGGGAAAGTGGGTTTGGCAAGTACCATGGGAAGTTTTCCTTTGACGCGTTCAGTCACCCTAAGGTCGTGGCCAGAAGAAGTTACTTCACTGATTTTTGGTACAGATTTCCTCCATGGACTCTTAACAAGCTCCAACTACTTGAGGTGTCTTACAATTTGGATTATCTTGGAATACTTCTAGTTCTGCTTGGCTTAAAGAAGTCAAAACGGTCCTTATTTTATGCTTGTAATTGA
- the LOC108323694 gene encoding aldehyde dehydrogenase family 3 member F1-like isoform X3 produces MEYSVESLGRDLKNVRKYFGSGKTKEASWRESQLKRLHSFLVEREQEILNALKQDLGKHCVEAFRDEVGTLVKTLNYAIKHLKKWMAGEEAKLPKIALLSSAEIVPEPLGLVLIISSWNFPFGLSLEPLIGAVAAGNTAVLKPSEMSPTCSSLLATVLPTYLDNNAIKVIQGGPEVGELLLQKRWDKIFFTGSERVGRIVMSAAAVHLTPVTLELGGKCPALVDSLTSSWDRKVAVKRVLVAKFGACGGQACIAIDYVLVEKSFSSTLVTLMKDCIKKMFGENPKESNTVARIVNEKHFMRLKNLLTDPRVKESVVFGGSMNENDLFIEPTILLDPPLDSAIMAGEIFGPVLPIITLEKIEDSVEFISSRPKPLAIYAFTKNQTLQRRMVSETSSGSLVFNDAILQRIPYHLEELGKVGLASTMGSFPLTRSVTLRSWPEEVTSLIFGTDFLHGLLTSSNYLRCLTIWIILEYF; encoded by the exons ATGGAGTACTCTGTGGAATCTTTGGGAAGAGATCTTAAGAACGTGAGGAAGTACTTCGGGAGTGGAAAAACAAAGGAAGCATCATGGAGAGAATCACAGCTTAAACGGTTGCACAGTTTTCTAGTTGAAAGAGAGCAAGAAATTTTGAATGCCCTCAAGCAAGATTTGGGGAAGCATTGCGTTGAGGCCTTCAGAGATGAG GTAGGAACGTTGGTGAAGACCTTAAACTACGCCATAAAGCATTTGAAAAAATGGATGGCGGGGGAAGAG GCTAAATTGCCAAAAATAGCACTGCTTTCCAGTGCTGAGATAGTTCCTGAGCCACTCGGTCTTGTTCTCATAATCTCATCATGGAACTTCCCTTTTG GACTGTCCTTGGAGCCACTGATAGGAGCAGTAGCTGCTGGAAACACTGCAGTTCTGAAGCCTTCCGAGATGTCCCCTACTTGCTCTTCTCTTTTAGCCACCGTCCTTCCAACTTACTTGGACAACAATGCCATTAAAGTCATCCAAGGTGGACCAGAAGTGGGAGAGCTACTCTTACAGAAAAGATGGGATAAGATTTTCTTCACAG GAAGTGAAAGGGTGGGAAGAATTGTTATGTCTGCTGCAGCTGTGCATCTTACTCCAGTGACTTTGGAGTTGGGTGGAAAATGTCCGGCACTGGTTGATTCTCTTACTTCTTCTTGGGACAGAAAG GTGGCTGTGAAACGAGTTTTGGTGGCAAAATTCGGGGCTTGTGGAGGACAAGCGTGCATAGCAATCGATTATGTTCTTGTAGAGAAGAGTTTCAGTTCTACATTG GTGACATTGATGAAGGATTGTATTAAGAAAATGTTTGGAGAAAATCCTAAAGAGTCGAACACTGTTGCAAGGATAGTTAATGAGAAACATTTCATGAGACTGAAGAACCTTCTCACTGATCCAAGGGTGAAAGAGTCGGTGGTTTTTGGAGGTTCAATGAACGAAAATGACTT ATTTATTGAACCGACAATATTGTTGGATCCTCCACTTGATTCAGCAATCATGGCTGGGGAAATCTTTGGTCCGGTGCTTCCAATTATCACT CTGGAGAAGATTGAAGACAGTGTCGAGTTCATAAGCTCAAGGCCTAAACCATTAGCAATCTATGCCTTCACGAAAAACCAAACTCTGCAGAGAAGAATGGTATCTGAAACATCATCCGGAAGTCTTGTTTTCAACGATGCAATTCTACAG CGGATACCCTACCATTTGGAGGAATTGGGGAAAGTGGGTTTGGCAAGTACCATGGGAAGTTTTCCTTTGACGCGTTCAGTCACCCTAAGGTCGTGGCCAGAAGAAGTTACTTCACTGATTTTTGGTACAGATTTCCTCCATGGACTCTTAACAAGCTCCAACTACTTGAGGTGTCTTACAATTTGGATTATCTTGGAATACTTCTAG